AAGAACATGCATATTCTTAACACGCATTGGTCACTGATTCTACCGTATATCGCTTTTTCTACACCGGTCTCTGTCTTTATTCTTAGTGGTTTCATGAAAGCTATACCACATGAAATTGAGGAATCGGCCTTTATCGATGGAGCAAGTATATACCGTATATTCCGCAGTATCATTCTTCCTGTATCCGTACCGCCGATGATGACTGTTTGTATCTTGACCTTCATCAACATCTGGAATGAATACATCCTGGCGGCAACCTTTATTTCTTCAGAGAAACTAAAGACATTGCCATTTGGGGTTTACACATTCGTCAGCCAATATTCTGTTAACTACGGGGCAATTGGAGCCTTTCTGGTCATGGGTGCGCTTCCGGTTATCCTTATTTACTTCTTCTTGTCCAACCAAATCACTAAGGGTATGGTCGCAGGAGCAGTAAAAGGTTAATTCTAGGATTGCTATTAAAATCACAATGGATTTATAATAAAGATTCAGCAGGACACACAAGATGTGAAAGGGGGGGAGTCCTTTGCGAAGCGGCTTTCATTCCATACATCATCGGTTGTTCCTGCTGTTTCTTTTTTGCATGTCAGGAATACTCTTGATTGTCAGTCTGCTGTACTACAACCGAACTACGGACCAAATCCATGATAAAATCAGTGATTTGTCGCAAAAAAGTGTGGCTCAGACCGCCGGATTGTTCAGTTTGCTGTATAAAGGTTATGACAGCCTTTCGAAATCATTAAGTAATAACTTTGAGATGATTCGTTTACTTAATGAAACCAGCGAGGCGCCGGCAATAACCTACATTAATGAGCAATCCATTACGAATATTATTGGTGCGATATTTTATTCCCGAGATGACCTAGTGGGTATCCACGTGATCAGTGATAAAGGGAGAATCTACAATTACGGAAATAATATGAATGTAGTCGATCCCGAATACCAAACCAAGGATTGGTATAAACAAATTAAGGACTCCTCAGGAAAAATGGTTTGGCTAGGGGTCTTTGAGCATTCACTTATTGATCAGGTAGAAGACAGCCCTGTATTTGCCTTCGGACGGCAGATTTACGATTTAAATGAGCATAAACCCATTGGGATTGTTCTTTTTGAGACGAACCCGCATCCGATTTTAGACGCTCTAGATAATTTAAAGCTCGGTGAGCACAGTCAGGTTTC
Above is a window of Paenibacillus wynnii DNA encoding:
- a CDS encoding carbohydrate ABC transporter permease, whose product is MRKFKKGLVYLLFAIPVITQLYPLLWLLMYSLKTNEEILDGNFFAFPRAVQWGNYKTAFESGSYLKFLSNSVFVTAITMICVILLSSMVAYAISRFRWKYGNLVMTIFLMGMMIPMQATLLPLMIIFKNMHILNTHWSLILPYIAFSTPVSVFILSGFMKAIPHEIEESAFIDGASIYRIFRSIILPVSVPPMMTVCILTFINIWNEYILAATFISSEKLKTLPFGVYTFVSQYSVNYGAIGAFLVMGALPVILIYFFLSNQITKGMVAGAVKG